Proteins found in one Pieris napi chromosome 11, ilPieNapi1.2, whole genome shotgun sequence genomic segment:
- the LOC125053529 gene encoding WSCD family member AGAP003962: MTRKWIFLCAAVVVLMHFSIILFMLSPLYSNRSFYRSSYVHLGLRQSSVSWCKELRLRKPPSYNVVALASYPGSGNTWLRYLLQQATGIMTGSIYMDYGLKVHGFPAENVTNGSVLVVKTHEGPPPDKKFQAAVLLIRNPRDAILADFNRIHKGHIGTAPKSAFNRKTRDQKSDWTSYVSTEVMTWESTHRLWLTRFSGPLHIVLYERLVIDTRSTLLSVLDFLNQSVTEEAMDCALANKEGIYRRRKKHNDFDPFTPHMYAVLDTVRRRVANLIVEYEKSHNHTY, translated from the exons atgaccagAAAGTGGATATTTTTATGTGCAGCTGTAGTGGTGTTAATGCACTTTTCTATTATTCTTTTTATGTTAAGCCCACTGTATAGTAATAGATCATTCTATAGGAGTAGTTATGTACACCTCGGATTGCGACAGTCGAGCGTCAGTTGGTGTAAAGAGCTGCGGCTGCGGAAGCCCCCTTCTTATAATGTCGTGGCTCTTGCCTCTTATCCAGGCAGCGGAAACACCTGGTTGAGGTATCTCTTACAACAAGCTACGG GTATTATGACTGGTTCAATCTATATGGATTATGGTCTGAAAGTTCATGGTTTCCCAGCAGAGAATGTCACTAATGGTTCAGTGCTTGTTGTAAAAACTCATGAAGGTCCTCCACCTGACAAAAAGTTTCAAGCTGCCGTATTACTTATAAGGAATCCTAGAGATGCAATATTA gCGGACTTTAACAGAATTCACAAAGGCCATATAGGTACGGCACCTAAATCAGCCTTTAATAGAAAGACTAGAGACCAAAAATCTG ATTGGACATCATATGTGTCCACAGAGGTGATGACATGGGAGAGTACTCACCGATTATGGCTAACCAGATTTTCTGGTCCACTGCACATAGTTCTATATGAGAGGCTAGTGATAGACACTCGCAGTACACTACTATCTGTATTGGACTTCCTCAACCAAAGTGTAACTGAG gAGGCCATGGACTGTGCATTAGCAAACAAGGAGGGTATTTATCGCAGAAGAAAAAAGCACAACGATTTTGACCCGTTTACACCTCATATGTATGCAGTCTTGGACACTGTACGTAGAAGAGTTGCTAACTTGATAGTGGAGTATGAGAAATCGCACAACCACACCTATTAG